A segment of the Desulfitobacterium dehalogenans ATCC 51507 genome:
ACTTCTCCACGGCTTCCCTAATTACACGGACGACCAACGATATTACCCAATTACAAACTGTGTTAGTCATGATGATTCGTCTGGTGTTTTATGCTCCGATTCTGGGTGTGGGCGGGGTTATCAAGGCCATTTCCAGCAGTCCGTCCATGTCCTGGATTATCGGGATTGCCGTCCTCTGTCTAATCGGGGTCGTGATCATCTTATTTATCGTGGTCATACCTAAGTTTAAAATCATTCAATCCCTGATCGACCGCTTGAATTTGGTGGCTCGGGAAAACATCGAAGGAATGCTGGTGATTCGGGCATTCAACACCCAAAAGTTCGAGGGTGCCCGGTTTGACAAAGCCAACCGGGACCTGCTGGAGACGAATCTTTTCGTCAACCGGGCTATGGCACTGATGATGCCGGTTATGATGCTCATTATGAATCTGGTAACAGTGATTATCGTTTGGGTAGGTGCTAAACATGTTTCAGCCTTTCAAATGGGTATTGGCGACATGATGGCCTATATGCAATATGCAATGCAGATCATTATGGCCTTTTTAATGATGTCCATGATGTTTATTATGTTTCCGCGGGCAGCGGTGGCAGCGGATCGGATTGCGGAGGTTCTGGAGAAAGAGGAAAGCATTGCCGACCCTAAGGAGCCGGTCAGCTTCAGAGAAGATTTTCAGCCCACGATTGAATTCCGGAATGTGAACTTTGCTTATCCCGGAGGGGAAGATGATGTCCTGCACAACATTAACTTCGTTGCCAAAGCAGGTCAGACCACGGCCATTATCGGTTCCACAGGCAGCGGTAAGTCAACCCTGCTGAACCTGCTCATGCGTTTTTATGATGTGACTGCCGGTGAAATCCTTGTGGATGGTCAGGATATCCGCACCGTCACCCGGAGATCCCTACGGGAAAAAATCGGATATATTCCCCAAAAGAGTATTCTTTTCTCGGGTTCCATCCGCTCCAATCTAGCCTATGGAGATAAGAGCGCTACCCAGGAAACCTTGGCCAAGGCAGCGGAGATTGCTCAGGCCACCGAATTTATCGAGGCCAAGGAAGAGGGCTATGACTCGATCATTGCCCAAGGCGGAACGAATGTTTCCGGAGGTCAAAGGCAGCGCCTATCCATTGCGAGAGCTTTGGTAAAAAATGCACCAATCTATCTTTTTGATGATAGCTTTTCCGCTCTTGATCTCAAGACCGATCGGAATCTGCGGGCGGCTTTGAATCGGGAAACCGGGAACAGTACGATTCTTCTGGTGGCCCAACGGGTCAGCACGATTATGAATGCCGAACAAATTATTGTTTTAGACAATGGCCGTATTGTGGGTAGAGGGACTCACAATGAACTTTTGAAAACATGCGAAGTCTATCAGGAAATCGCTTATTCGCAATTAAGTGAGGAGGAACTGGCGAGATGAGTGCTACAGAAAAACAAACAGGGTCCGGGCCTGGTCGTCAGGGTCCGGGCGGAGGCAGAGGGGTTTTTGGCGGTCCGCCCGGGGGGCCTGGCGGGGGTGAAAAGGCCAGGGACTTTAATAAGACGCTCCGAACCCTGATGGGGTATTTAACCCCCCATAAAACAACGATCTCCATCGTGATCTTTTTTGCCCTATTCTCCACCGTATTCACGATTGTCGGACCTAAATTACTGGGCAAAGTCACCACGAAACTGGCGGAAGGGTTATTCGCCTGGTATAACCAAACGGGGCTCCTAACGGATTTCGATTATATCGGTAAAATTATTGGGGCCTTGGTGGTTCTTTATGTGATCTCCTCCATTTGCTCCTACGTTCAAGGGTATCTGATGTCTGGGGTGGCCATGGATGTCACTTACAGACTACGGAAAGAGATTTCGGAAAAGATGAACCGGATCCCTTTGAATTATTATGATACGAGAAACCATGGAGTCGTCCTGTCCCGGATTACCAACGATGTGGATCTGATCAACCAAACCCTCAATCAAAGTTTAAATCAAATCATCACTTCGGCGGCGAGCATCGTCGGTATTTTGATCATGATGCTGTCCATCAGCTGGATGATGACAGCGGCCGCTTTGCTGGTTATCCCCTTATCTCTGGGGATTGTGGGAGTGGTGATTAAACGCTCTCAGCGGTTCTTTAGAGAGCAGCAACACTCATTGGGTGAGCTGAACGGCCATATTGAAGAAATGTATGGAGGCCATAATATTGTTCAGGCCTTCAATGGAGAAGCTGAATCCGTAGCCTTTTTTGAGCGGGTCAATGACCAACTCTATCATTCTGCCTGGAAATCCCAATTTGTCACAAGCATTATGATGCCGGTGATGAGTTTCGTAGGTAACCTGGGCTACGTGGTGGTCAGTATTCTCGGAGGGTATCTGGCTGTTAAAAGAGTTGTGGACATCGGAGATATTCAAGCCTTCATTCAATATATGCGTTCCTTTACCCAGCCCATAGCCCAGCTCTCCTCCATATCCAATACCCTTCAGTCCACAGCGGCTGCGGCTGAACGTGTCTTTGAATTTTTAGCGGAAGCAGAAGAAACTCCGG
Coding sequences within it:
- a CDS encoding ABC transporter ATP-binding protein gives rise to the protein MIKLVKYLKSYYGFILGAIALLFLQANCDLALPDYMSDIVNTGVMTGNTNYILKTGTTMLLITLLGTAASVTVGYFASLTAAGVARDLRSDVFKKVERFTHAEFDHFSTASLITRTTNDITQLQTVLVMMIRLVFYAPILGVGGVIKAISSSPSMSWIIGIAVLCLIGVVIILFIVVIPKFKIIQSLIDRLNLVARENIEGMLVIRAFNTQKFEGARFDKANRDLLETNLFVNRAMALMMPVMMLIMNLVTVIIVWVGAKHVSAFQMGIGDMMAYMQYAMQIIMAFLMMSMMFIMFPRAAVAADRIAEVLEKEESIADPKEPVSFREDFQPTIEFRNVNFAYPGGEDDVLHNINFVAKAGQTTAIIGSTGSGKSTLLNLLMRFYDVTAGEILVDGQDIRTVTRRSLREKIGYIPQKSILFSGSIRSNLAYGDKSATQETLAKAAEIAQATEFIEAKEEGYDSIIAQGGTNVSGGQRQRLSIARALVKNAPIYLFDDSFSALDLKTDRNLRAALNRETGNSTILLVAQRVSTIMNAEQIIVLDNGRIVGRGTHNELLKTCEVYQEIAYSQLSEEELAR
- a CDS encoding ABC transporter ATP-binding protein, translating into MSATEKQTGSGPGRQGPGGGRGVFGGPPGGPGGGEKARDFNKTLRTLMGYLTPHKTTISIVIFFALFSTVFTIVGPKLLGKVTTKLAEGLFAWYNQTGLLTDFDYIGKIIGALVVLYVISSICSYVQGYLMSGVAMDVTYRLRKEISEKMNRIPLNYYDTRNHGVVLSRITNDVDLINQTLNQSLNQIITSAASIVGILIMMLSISWMMTAAALLVIPLSLGIVGVVIKRSQRFFREQQHSLGELNGHIEEMYGGHNIVQAFNGEAESVAFFERVNDQLYHSAWKSQFVTSIMMPVMSFVGNLGYVVVSILGGYLAVKRVVDIGDIQAFIQYMRSFTQPIAQLSSISNTLQSTAAAAERVFEFLAEAEETPETAHPVTLDQFSGHVRFEHVNFGYSKDKQIIHDFSADIKAGQRVAIVGPTGAGKTTIMKLLMRFYEIDSGRILISDHDIYDFSRHDLRSLFGMVLQDTWLYNASIKDNIRYGTFEATDEEVIEAANAAHCDEFIRALPGGYDMVLNEESSNISQGQKQLFTIARAILADPKILILDEATSSVDTRTEILIQKAMENLMRNRTSFVIAHRLSTIRDADMILVLRDGDIVEQGNHEELLAKNGFYADLYQSQFEEAEAV